The genome window CTAAAGCTCTCATTCATCCACAGGCTCAAACTTGTCCTTAGAAGCCCCACAAACAGGACATACCCACTCGTCAGGTATTGCCTCAAAGGGAGTTCCCGGAGGAATATTGTTATCAGGGTCACCCTCATCGACGTTGTATATGTAACCGCAAACCGTACATCTCCACAGTTTGTGCCTTATTTCCATTTTCTTCCTCCATTCTAAGGGATTAACTTTAAATTATAAATTTTTGAGGTAGATATGAAGGGAAAGGAAATAGTAAGACCAAAAACTGTTGTTTTAAAGCCTAAGGCACCAATCAGGAGGTACGACGTATTTGCAGAGTACAATAGGATAAAGGCAGTCAAGGAGTTTGGCTTCACTGACGACGAAGCAAAGGCCTACGGTTTAGCAGTTGCAAAGGTTGTTGCTGCAAGGAAGTTCTTCGGCCACAGAATTAAGTATAGAGGAGCTACAAGGGCCTACTTAGAGGGAAGGACGACAGAGAAGTGGTGGAGGAAACTCGCAACGCCTTCGGAATTTGACGAGAAAATTATCCAAAGAATGGGAGAGGACTTCTACTACAAGGTCTTTAGACCAACGTTAGAGAGGCTGTACGAGGAAGGGAAGGACTACATGGAAATAAGGGACTCTGTTAGAGAGGAGTGGAATAAACTTCTGGAGGAAAAATAGTGGCAT of Balnearium lithotrophicum contains these proteins:
- the rd gene encoding rubredoxin — encoded protein: MEIRHKLWRCTVCGYIYNVDEGDPDNNIPPGTPFEAIPDEWVCPVCGASKDKFEPVDE